One Burkholderiales bacterium genomic region harbors:
- a CDS encoding LPS-assembly protein LptD, giving the protein MPNLKLRAFTVLLIGAFCAFAHAEEARLELQTDPALATGTPDSGDEGLPIFIEADRIDGDDSVIEASGAAEIRRRGQAVFGEKLQYFPGNNEIDAEGDVRLDYGGDRIEGTQLRLNMDTERGFIDDLRYRLGESGARGKADVLEFQGPGLYELDDATYTTCPVGVDDWFLRVDNLEIDRSRQIGVARNASVIFKGVPILYTPYISFPLNDQRKTGVLTPIFGTTGKGGPEITIPYYWNIAPDKDATIAPRLISRRGLLLGTEFRYLDPFYSGEAHVEVLPYDRARDDARYGLALKHVHNFNNNWSGYLDFQKVSDDSYLRDLSNRIAVTSQTNLPREGLLAYNGGWFNFSSRLQRFQTLQDPLAPILPPYERIPQLLLNARKPNLYGGDWNFGGEFVNFDHANLTDGRRTTAYPNIAYPILSSFAYLTPKFGYHLTHYDLDQATTTSPDRTRALPITSVDSGLVLERDTELGGERFVQTLEPRAFYVYIPFREQNAIPNFDSAVADVNFTQIFSENDFSGGDRINDANRITIGLTSRFLEPETGIERFRATVAQRFNFASQEVRFDPNQDINQFNRIRSDLLAAVGGPISANWRAEAGIQYNLEIPQTQKYSLAASYRPALGKVLNLGYRFTRDALEQVDVSTQWPISSKWSGVARFNYSLRDSRVLEGLAGFEYNGGCWSLRVVGHRFAVATADASNSIFVQLELNGLSRIGSNPLDVLKQNIFGYSELRASGAAPVGAISEPY; this is encoded by the coding sequence ATGCCGAATCTCAAGCTGCGCGCATTCACCGTTCTTTTGATCGGCGCCTTTTGCGCATTCGCGCACGCTGAAGAAGCCAGGCTTGAATTACAGACCGACCCCGCGCTGGCGACGGGAACCCCGGACAGCGGCGACGAAGGTCTGCCGATCTTCATCGAAGCCGACCGTATCGATGGCGATGACAGCGTCATCGAAGCCAGCGGCGCCGCTGAAATCCGGCGACGCGGCCAGGCGGTTTTCGGCGAAAAGCTGCAATACTTTCCGGGCAACAACGAGATCGATGCCGAAGGCGATGTGCGCCTCGACTATGGCGGCGACCGGATCGAGGGAACGCAGTTGCGGCTCAACATGGACACCGAGCGCGGCTTTATCGACGACCTGCGCTACCGGCTCGGCGAAAGTGGCGCGCGCGGCAAGGCCGATGTGCTGGAATTTCAGGGCCCCGGCCTGTATGAGCTCGATGACGCGACCTACACGACGTGTCCCGTCGGCGTCGACGACTGGTTTTTGCGTGTCGACAATCTTGAAATCGATCGCTCGCGCCAGATCGGCGTAGCCCGCAACGCCAGCGTTATTTTCAAGGGCGTCCCTATCCTGTACACGCCGTACATCAGCTTCCCGCTCAACGATCAGCGTAAAACCGGCGTGCTGACGCCGATCTTCGGAACGACCGGCAAAGGCGGTCCGGAAATCACCATTCCGTATTACTGGAATATCGCGCCCGACAAGGACGCGACCATAGCACCGCGCCTGATCAGCCGGCGCGGCCTGCTGCTGGGTACGGAGTTCCGCTATCTCGATCCGTTTTACAGCGGCGAGGCGCACGTTGAAGTTTTACCGTACGACCGCGCCCGCGATGACGCTCGCTACGGTTTGGCGCTGAAGCATGTCCACAACTTCAACAACAACTGGTCCGGCTATCTCGATTTTCAGAAGGTATCCGACGACAGTTATCTGCGCGATTTGTCGAACCGCATCGCCGTCACCTCGCAAACCAATCTGCCGCGCGAAGGCTTGCTCGCCTACAACGGCGGCTGGTTCAATTTCAGCTCGCGCCTGCAGCGCTTCCAGACACTGCAGGATCCGCTTGCGCCTATCCTGCCGCCGTACGAGCGCATCCCGCAATTGCTGCTCAACGCGCGCAAGCCGAATCTGTACGGCGGCGACTGGAACTTCGGCGGCGAATTCGTGAATTTCGATCACGCGAATCTGACCGACGGCAGGCGGACCACCGCTTATCCGAACATTGCTTATCCGATCCTCTCCTCGTTCGCATACCTTACCCCGAAATTCGGCTATCACCTGACCCATTACGATCTCGATCAGGCGACCACTACTTCGCCCGATCGTACCCGCGCCCTGCCGATCACATCCGTCGATAGCGGCCTCGTGCTCGAACGCGACACCGAGCTCGGCGGCGAGCGCTTCGTGCAAACCCTGGAGCCGCGCGCGTTCTATGTTTACATTCCGTTTCGTGAACAGAACGCGATTCCGAATTTCGATAGCGCAGTCGCCGACGTCAATTTCACGCAGATTTTTTCGGAGAACGATTTTTCCGGCGGCGACCGCATCAACGACGCCAATCGCATCACGATCGGGCTGACCTCGCGCTTTCTGGAACCGGAAACCGGCATCGAGCGCTTCCGCGCCACCGTCGCCCAGCGCTTCAATTTCGCATCGCAGGAAGTCAGGTTCGACCCCAACCAGGACATCAATCAATTCAACAGGATCAGGTCGGATTTGCTGGCGGCGGTCGGCGGGCCGATCTCGGCGAACTGGAGGGCCGAGGCCGGCATCCAATACAACCTCGAAATACCGCAAACGCAAAAATACAGTCTGGCGGCGAGCTATCGGCCTGCGCTCGGCAAGGTGCTGAATCTCGGCTACCGCTTCACGCGCGACGCGCTGGAGCAGGTCGACGTATCGACGCAATGGCCGATTTCGTCGAAATGGAGCGGCGTGGCGCGCTTCAACTATTCACTGCGCGACAGCCGTGTGTTGGAAGGGCTGGCGGGCTTTGAGTACAATGGCGGTTGCTGGAGTCTGCGCGTAGTCGGTCATCGCTTCGCGGTGGCCACGGCGGATGCGTCGAATTCGATTTTCGTGCAACTGGAACTGAACGGCCTGTCGAGAATCGGCTCCAATCCGCTCGACGTTCTCAAGCAAAACATTTTCGGCTACAGCGAGCTTCGCGCAAGCGGCGCCGCTCCGGTGGGAGCGATTTCGGAACCTTACTGA
- a CDS encoding peptidylprolyl isomerase, protein MRYFRHAALAAFAVYASIGIANAIQAAKPLDVVVPIDRIIAVVNEDVITGFDLDDQMKFVTRQLSKQDTPLPPREVLEKQLLERMINERVQMQFAKETGLRIDDAQLEKTIIRIAQDNSMTVQAFREALVADGISFNKFREEIRGEIIKARLKEREVDNKITVTDSEIDNFMEKREAQAGQAEEYNLAHILVRVPEQASPEQVQEKQARAENALAQLNEGAPFAQVSAGFSDAPDALEGGSMGWRAPERLPDIFVEPLKTMKTGEVSPILRSPNGFHILKLQEKRGGDDAPIIIEQTRARHILVKPSELTSEADAKKRLTNLKERLDNGADFAELARLNSEDGSAGKGGDLGWISPGDTVPDFERAMAALQPGQISEPVLSQFGWHLIQVIERRKEDVSEEKQRLLARQAVRARKSDEAYQEWLRQLRDQAYVEYRLEEQ, encoded by the coding sequence ATGCGCTATTTCCGCCATGCGGCGCTCGCCGCGTTCGCCGTGTATGCCAGCATCGGAATCGCAAACGCGATACAGGCGGCGAAACCCCTCGATGTAGTCGTGCCGATCGATCGCATCATCGCGGTCGTCAATGAAGATGTCATTACCGGGTTCGATCTCGACGATCAGATGAAATTCGTGACGCGCCAGTTGAGCAAGCAGGACACGCCGCTGCCGCCGCGCGAGGTGCTCGAAAAGCAGTTGCTGGAACGCATGATCAATGAGCGCGTGCAAATGCAATTCGCAAAGGAAACCGGTTTGCGCATCGACGACGCGCAGCTCGAAAAAACCATAATCCGGATCGCCCAAGACAATTCGATGACGGTGCAGGCGTTTCGCGAAGCGCTCGTCGCGGACGGCATCAGCTTCAATAAATTCCGCGAGGAAATCCGCGGCGAAATCATCAAGGCGCGGCTGAAGGAGCGTGAAGTCGACAATAAAATTACCGTGACCGACAGCGAAATCGATAATTTTATGGAAAAACGCGAGGCGCAGGCCGGCCAGGCGGAAGAATACAACCTCGCCCATATCCTGGTGCGCGTTCCCGAGCAGGCGAGCCCGGAGCAGGTTCAGGAAAAGCAGGCGCGCGCAGAGAATGCACTCGCGCAGTTGAACGAAGGCGCGCCGTTCGCGCAAGTCTCCGCGGGCTTTTCCGACGCGCCCGACGCGCTCGAGGGCGGCAGCATGGGATGGCGCGCGCCGGAGCGCTTGCCGGATATTTTTGTCGAGCCGCTGAAGACCATGAAGACCGGCGAAGTCAGCCCGATTTTGCGCAGCCCGAACGGGTTTCACATCCTCAAGCTGCAGGAAAAGCGCGGCGGCGATGATGCGCCTATCATCATCGAGCAGACCAGGGCGCGCCATATTCTGGTCAAACCCAGCGAGCTGACTTCCGAGGCCGACGCGAAAAAACGGTTGACGAATCTGAAAGAGCGGCTCGACAACGGCGCCGATTTCGCCGAGCTTGCGCGGCTCAATTCCGAGGATGGGAGCGCCGGCAAAGGCGGCGATCTCGGCTGGATTTCGCCCGGCGATACCGTGCCTGATTTCGAGCGCGCAATGGCCGCGCTGCAGCCGGGCCAGATCAGCGAGCCAGTGCTGTCGCAGTTCGGCTGGCATCTGATTCAGGTGATCGAGCGCCGCAAGGAGGACGTGTCGGAAGAAAAGCAGCGTTTGCTGGCCCGCCAGGCGGTGCGCGCGCGTAAATCCGATGAGGCCTATCAGGAGTGGCTGCGCCAACTGCGCGATCAGGCCTACGTCGAGTATCGGCTCGAAGAACAGTAA
- the pdxA gene encoding 4-hydroxythreonine-4-phosphate dehydrogenase PdxA yields the protein MSHVGSARFPQTRDLPFPPVSTLVTNSSQIAPIALTAGEPAGIGPDLCVLLAQKRRAHAIVTIADRDLLAARAHELGLRLRLIEFSDEADGAVADQPGELSVVHLPVAEAAVAGRLNPANSHYVLRTLRCAAEGCGNGRFSAMVTAPVQKSVINDAGIPFSGHTEFLADLTGANEAVMMLVDGAKGNARPRLRVALVTTHLALKDVAAAITKNKLEAVLRILLNDLMRRFGIAQPRILVAGLNPHAGESGHLGREEIEVVMPVLRKLRGEGFDVRGPLPADTLFNPERLREADAVLAMYHDQGLPVLKYASFGGGVNVTLGLPIIRTSVDHGAALDLAGTGNIYDGSLLAAIEMASELAGNAAQRRSVTA from the coding sequence ATGTCGCATGTGGGGTCCGCAAGGTTCCCCCAAACGCGCGATCTTCCCTTCCCGCCGGTTTCCACATTGGTCACAAATTCCAGCCAGATCGCGCCGATCGCGCTGACTGCCGGCGAGCCAGCCGGTATCGGCCCCGATCTATGCGTGCTGCTCGCGCAGAAGCGCCGGGCACACGCTATCGTTACGATCGCCGATCGGGATTTGCTCGCCGCACGCGCGCACGAACTCGGCCTGCGGTTGCGCTTGATCGAATTCTCGGATGAGGCTGATGGCGCGGTTGCGGACCAGCCCGGTGAATTGAGCGTTGTGCATCTGCCGGTTGCCGAAGCGGCGGTCGCAGGCCGGCTCAATCCGGCGAATAGTCACTATGTGCTGCGGACTTTGCGTTGCGCCGCCGAAGGCTGTGGCAATGGCCGGTTTTCCGCTATGGTTACAGCACCTGTTCAGAAATCCGTGATCAATGACGCAGGCATTCCATTCAGCGGCCACACCGAATTCCTTGCCGATCTGACCGGCGCCAACGAAGCCGTGATGATGCTGGTCGACGGCGCGAAAGGAAACGCGCGGCCGCGTTTGCGTGTCGCGCTGGTGACGACACATCTCGCCCTGAAAGACGTTGCCGCCGCGATTACCAAGAACAAACTGGAGGCCGTGTTGCGCATTCTGCTGAATGACCTGATGCGCCGCTTCGGCATCGCCCAACCGCGCATTCTGGTGGCGGGCCTGAATCCGCACGCCGGCGAATCCGGCCATCTCGGGCGCGAGGAAATCGAAGTCGTCATGCCGGTCTTGCGCAAGCTTCGCGGCGAAGGCTTCGATGTGCGCGGACCCCTACCGGCCGATACGCTGTTCAATCCGGAGCGCCTGCGCGAGGCCGACGCCGTGCTCGCGATGTATCACGATCAGGGTTTACCGGTGCTGAAATACGCGAGCTTCGGCGGCGGTGTGAACGTCACCTTGGGCCTGCCCATTATCCGCACTTCAGTCGATCACGGCGCCGCGCTCGATCTGGCCGGGACTGGCAACATTTACGATGGCAGCCTGCTCGCGGCGATTGAAATGGCATCGGAGCTGGCCGGCAACGCAGCGCAGCGACGAAGCGTCACCGCTTAG
- the rsmA gene encoding 16S rRNA (adenine(1518)-N(6)/adenine(1519)-N(6))-dimethyltransferase RsmA codes for MLAAHIPRKRFGQHFLTDASVIEAIVAAIAPRRDDNVIEIGPGLGALTRPLAARLDHMHAIELDRDIVAQLQQDSLAHKLTIHAADALRFDFAALAPAGARLRIVGNLPYNISTPLLFHLAGYANIIEDLHLMLQKEVVERMVAAPSTSDYGRLSVMLQHRFAMEKLFDVPAAAFRPPPKVESAVIRVRPLPDDRLRATDETVFGQVVAAAFSQRRKMLRNTLRTYLAGQDFAMLGIDPGARAENLTLDDFIRLANSVAKLGCSVKRAAGK; via the coding sequence GTGCTTGCCGCCCATATTCCGCGCAAGCGCTTCGGGCAGCATTTCCTGACTGATGCCTCGGTCATCGAAGCCATCGTGGCAGCCATCGCGCCGCGGCGGGACGACAACGTGATCGAGATCGGCCCCGGACTCGGCGCCTTGACGCGTCCGTTGGCGGCTCGCCTCGATCACATGCACGCGATCGAACTCGACCGCGATATCGTCGCGCAATTGCAGCAGGATTCCCTTGCGCACAAGCTGACCATTCATGCGGCCGACGCGTTGCGCTTCGATTTCGCCGCGCTTGCGCCGGCCGGCGCGCGTCTGCGCATCGTCGGCAATCTGCCCTACAACATCTCGACGCCGCTGTTGTTCCATCTCGCCGGCTATGCCAACATCATCGAAGACCTGCATCTGATGCTGCAGAAAGAAGTCGTCGAACGCATGGTCGCGGCGCCGTCAACGTCCGATTACGGCCGGCTTTCGGTGATGCTGCAACATCGCTTCGCCATGGAAAAGTTGTTCGACGTGCCGGCAGCCGCGTTTCGCCCGCCGCCCAAAGTCGAATCGGCCGTGATCCGCGTGCGTCCGCTACCTGACGATCGATTGCGCGCTACTGATGAGACGGTGTTCGGCCAAGTCGTCGCAGCGGCCTTTTCGCAACGCAGAAAAATGCTGCGCAATACCCTGAGAACGTATCTGGCCGGGCAGGATTTCGCAATGCTCGGTATCGATCCGGGCGCGCGCGCGGAAAATCTGACGCTGGATGACTTTATCAGGCTGGCGAACTCCGTGGCGAAATTGGGGTGTTCCGTTAAGCGAGCCGCTGGAAAATGA
- the gloA gene encoding lactoylglutathione lyase, with protein sequence MRIMHTMLRVGDLDRSIAFYDKVLGMKVLRRNDYADGKFTLAFVGYGDEADNAVLELTHNWDTSSYDLGNAYGHIAIEVDDAYRACNDVKARGGKVVREAGPMKHGSTVIAFVEDPDGYKIEFIQKRAM encoded by the coding sequence ATGCGCATCATGCACACGATGCTGCGAGTCGGCGATCTTGATCGCTCGATCGCGTTTTATGACAAAGTGCTGGGCATGAAGGTGCTGCGGCGCAACGATTATGCGGACGGAAAATTCACCCTGGCCTTCGTCGGCTATGGTGATGAGGCCGACAATGCGGTGCTCGAACTCACCCATAACTGGGACACTTCGTCCTACGATCTCGGCAACGCCTACGGTCACATCGCGATCGAGGTAGATGACGCCTACCGCGCCTGCAACGACGTCAAGGCGCGCGGCGGCAAGGTCGTGCGCGAAGCCGGGCCGATGAAGCACGGCAGCACGGTCATTGCGTTCGTCGAGGACCCTGATGGCTACAAGATCGAGTTCATTCAGAAACGCGCGATGTAG
- a CDS encoding rubredoxin has protein sequence METTTEYKTYMCLICGFIYEETEGCPQEGIAPGTRWADIPINWVCPECGARKEDFEMIEI, from the coding sequence ATGGAAACGACGACCGAATATAAGACTTATATGTGTTTGATCTGCGGCTTCATCTATGAAGAAACCGAAGGCTGTCCGCAGGAAGGTATAGCACCCGGTACGCGCTGGGCCGATATCCCCATCAACTGGGTTTGCCCGGAATGCGGCGCGCGCAAGGAAGATTTCGAAATGATAGAAATTTAA
- a CDS encoding hydroxymethylpyrimidine/phosphomethylpyrimidine kinase, with product MSDKNLPELPPVVLCFAGNDPSGGAGLAADVMTLASMGCHPLPIVTAITIQDTMGVEDVMVLDAEWVADQARCVLEDMPVTVFKIGMLGSVEIVAAIAEVVSDYPDIPLIFDPILASGRGDELASEDTLAAMRELIVPQSTLITPNTLEARRLAADDSDEHEDRDLADCARRLLDMGAEYVLLTGTHENTPQVINILYGQDGIVRSDSWQRLPGSYHGSGCTLAAAAAAAIANGLEIAEAVKDAQEYTWQTLKFGFRPGMGQHIPDRLFWAREEDEEGGQND from the coding sequence ATGTCTGACAAAAATCTACCCGAATTACCCCCGGTCGTGCTTTGTTTCGCCGGCAACGACCCAAGCGGCGGCGCCGGTCTCGCCGCCGATGTTATGACGTTGGCAAGCATGGGCTGCCATCCGCTGCCGATCGTTACGGCGATAACGATTCAGGACACCATGGGCGTCGAGGACGTGATGGTGCTCGATGCCGAATGGGTCGCCGATCAGGCGCGATGCGTGCTCGAAGACATGCCGGTCACGGTGTTCAAAATCGGCATGCTCGGCAGCGTCGAGATCGTCGCCGCGATCGCCGAGGTCGTATCCGATTATCCCGACATTCCGCTGATCTTCGATCCGATACTGGCGTCCGGGCGCGGCGATGAATTGGCCAGCGAAGATACGCTGGCCGCCATGCGCGAACTCATCGTTCCGCAGTCGACGCTGATCACGCCGAATACGCTTGAAGCGCGTCGCCTTGCCGCGGACGATAGCGACGAGCACGAAGACCGCGATCTGGCCGATTGCGCGCGCCGCCTTCTGGATATGGGCGCGGAGTATGTGCTGCTGACCGGCACGCACGAAAATACGCCGCAGGTCATCAACATTCTGTATGGCCAGGACGGCATTGTGCGCAGCGATAGCTGGCAGCGGCTGCCCGGTTCCTATCACGGTTCCGGCTGCACGCTCGCGGCCGCGGCCGCCGCCGCGATTGCCAATGGGCTGGAAATCGCCGAAGCCGTCAAGGACGCGCAGGAATACACGTGGCAGACCTTGAAATTCGGCTTCAGGCCGGGCATGGGCCAGCATATCCCCGACCGCCTGTTCTGGGCGCGCGAGGAAGACGAAGAGGGCGGCCAGAACGACTAG
- a CDS encoding thiamine phosphate synthase, which yields MKASQPVRGLYAITPDRADTGALISEVRQALEGGARLIQYRNKSADEALRLRQARRLVALCSEYEALLIINDSVALAKKSGAHGVHLGRDDVAIHAAREQLGAAKIIGASGYTSIERARAAESQGADYVAFGSFFASTVKPDASRAPLALLSDAKARIAIPIVAIGGITLDNAPVLIEAGADGLAVISALFGAPDIHQAARQFVGMFKASSCRI from the coding sequence ATGAAGGCGTCGCAGCCGGTTCGGGGCCTGTACGCGATCACGCCAGATCGCGCCGATACCGGCGCGCTGATCAGCGAGGTCAGGCAGGCGCTGGAAGGCGGCGCGCGCCTGATCCAATACCGGAATAAAAGCGCGGACGAGGCGCTGCGGCTACGGCAAGCGCGGCGACTGGTCGCTTTGTGCAGCGAATACGAAGCCTTGCTGATCATCAACGACAGCGTTGCGCTCGCAAAAAAAAGCGGTGCGCACGGCGTGCACCTCGGTCGCGACGATGTTGCGATTCACGCTGCGCGCGAGCAATTGGGCGCGGCGAAAATCATCGGGGCATCGGGTTACACGAGCATCGAGCGCGCGCGCGCAGCCGAGTCACAAGGCGCCGACTACGTCGCATTCGGCAGCTTTTTCGCTTCCACCGTCAAGCCGGATGCGTCGCGCGCGCCATTGGCGCTCTTGAGCGATGCGAAAGCGCGCATCGCCATCCCTATCGTTGCGATCGGCGGCATCACGCTTGACAACGCGCCGGTTTTGATCGAAGCCGGCGCCGACGGGTTGGCGGTGATTTCGGCACTGTTCGGCGCGCCTGATATTCACCAGGCGGCGCGCCAATTCGTCGGAATGTTCAAGGCGTCGTCGTGTCGAATCTGA
- the hemL gene encoding glutamate-1-semialdehyde 2,1-aminomutase, which yields MAIAQQLFERSQRVIPGGVNSPVRAFRGVGGTPVFLRRGSGAKVWDVEGKPYIDYVGSWGPLILGHAHPQIIAAIQRAAESGTSFGAPTEAELQMAETLCRLLPSLEQVRLTSSGTEATMSAIRLARGFTARQTIVKFEGCYHGHADALLVKAGSGALTCGQPDSAGVPAAVAADTMVLPYNDIAALERAFKASGDAIAAVIVEPVAGNMNLVLPHAEFLPRLRELCSRHGAVLIFDEVMTGFRVGLGGAQGMFNITPDLTTLGKVIGGGMPVGAFGGRRDIMQRLSPVGPVYQAGTLSGNPLALAAGLKTLELIQAPGFFDELSARTRQLSEGLAGVAKNCGAALSTQSIGGMFGFYFRPTPPASFAEVMQSDVAAFRHFFHAMLARGIYLAPSAYEAGFVSAAHENADIVQTLQAAAAALTGESPTL from the coding sequence ATGGCCATCGCTCAGCAACTTTTCGAACGTTCGCAGCGCGTCATTCCCGGCGGCGTCAATTCGCCGGTGCGCGCGTTTCGCGGTGTCGGCGGCACCCCGGTTTTCTTGCGGCGGGGAAGCGGCGCAAAAGTTTGGGACGTCGAAGGCAAGCCGTACATCGATTACGTCGGCTCGTGGGGACCGCTGATTCTCGGTCATGCCCATCCGCAAATCATCGCGGCGATTCAGCGCGCGGCTGAATCGGGCACGAGTTTCGGCGCGCCGACCGAAGCCGAATTGCAAATGGCCGAGACCTTGTGCCGGCTCTTGCCTTCGCTCGAACAGGTCAGGCTGACGAGCTCCGGCACGGAAGCCACGATGAGCGCGATTCGTCTCGCGCGCGGCTTCACCGCCCGCCAGACCATCGTGAAATTCGAAGGCTGTTATCATGGCCACGCCGATGCGCTGCTGGTCAAAGCCGGTTCCGGCGCGCTGACTTGCGGCCAGCCGGATTCGGCCGGCGTTCCGGCGGCTGTTGCGGCCGATACCATGGTGCTGCCGTACAACGATATCGCTGCGCTCGAGCGCGCGTTTAAGGCCAGCGGCGATGCGATCGCGGCGGTCATCGTCGAACCGGTCGCCGGCAATATGAATCTGGTGCTGCCACATGCCGAATTTCTGCCGCGGCTCCGCGAACTTTGCAGCAGGCACGGAGCCGTACTGATATTCGATGAAGTCATGACAGGCTTTCGCGTCGGCCTGGGCGGCGCACAGGGCATGTTCAACATCACGCCGGATTTGACGACGCTCGGCAAAGTGATCGGCGGCGGCATGCCGGTCGGAGCATTCGGCGGACGCCGCGACATCATGCAGCGGCTATCGCCGGTCGGCCCGGTCTACCAGGCCGGCACCTTGTCCGGCAATCCGCTTGCGCTGGCGGCCGGGTTGAAAACGCTGGAGCTGATCCAGGCGCCCGGTTTTTTCGACGAACTCAGCGCCCGCACCAGGCAGCTCAGCGAGGGGCTCGCCGGGGTCGCGAAAAACTGCGGCGCGGCTTTGTCCACGCAATCGATCGGCGGCATGTTCGGGTTTTATTTCCGCCCGACGCCGCCCGCAAGCTTCGCCGAAGTCATGCAAAGCGATGTTGCCGCTTTCCGGCATTTCTTCCATGCCATGCTGGCGCGAGGAATTTATCTAGCGCCGTCGGCCTACGAAGCCGGGTTCGTATCGGCGGCGCATGAAAATGCCGATATCGTACAAACCCTGCAGGCAGCGGCAGCCGCTTTAACCGGCGAGAGCCCTACGCTTTAA